One window of Nicotiana tomentosiformis chromosome 11, ASM39032v3, whole genome shotgun sequence genomic DNA carries:
- the LOC104115110 gene encoding aldehyde oxidase 4-like isoform X1 translates to MEGSSERKGNLVFAVNGERIELTCVDPSTTLLQYLRYQACFKSPKLGCGEGGCGACVVLVSKYDPKLSRVEDFSASSCLTLLCSLNGCAITTSDGLGNTKDGFHPIHQRFAGFHASQCGFCTPGMCMSLFSALVNADKGNHQDSPQGFSNLTSFEAEKSIQGNLCRCTGYRPIADVCKSFASDVDIEDLGLNTFWQNGDSRETKVSKLPPYDPSKNLITYPEFLKSESITHLDSTRYSWFSPVSLEDLQSLLKFSVAENVGSVKIVVGNTGTGYYKETQRYDQYINLRYIRELSILNRDRKGIEIGAIVTISKLISFLNEGTKVNLGSYGKMVSQKLAQHLEKVANPFVRNTASVGGNLVMAQKYGFPSDISTLFLGMDATVSILNVRGQEKLKWEELLARPALDSRTVLLSVWIPFKKNGNFLQNFSKHLFETYRAAPRPLGSALAYVNAAFLADVSPRRNGVVIHSLRLAFGAFGTRHAIRAKTVEKYLTGKILNIKNLYEAIKLVKLDVVPEPGTSYPEYRSSLAVSFLFKFLYPLTDVDSAVSSGLFEGTGGAFVEEGSKSINDDGDTSQGKTQTILSSSEQVVESSTKYYPVGEPMKKYGAAMQASGEAVYVDDIPSPPNCLHGAFIYSTKSLARVKSISLQLESNSLADGVIAIITFKDIPSDGENIGVLSQFGTEHLFAEDRVQYAGDRIAVVIANSQRSADVAARKAIVEYDQENVGSPILTVEEAVENSSYLQGPVFLNTKPVGDFSKGMAGADHKILSAELRLPSEYYFYMEPQTSLAVPDEDNTMVVYASTQFPEYTHSVIARCLGVPEHNISVKTRRAGGGFGGKAIRSMPVSAACALAAYKLRRPVKIYVNRNTDMVITGGRHPLKVTYSIGFKSNGKVTALHADILVNGGISEDITPIIASHIIAALKKYNWGAFSFDIKNCKTNLTSKSSMRALGDVQGSYIADAIMEHVASVLEMEVGSVSSKNIHTYESLKLFYEDSAGESGEYTLPSIMDQVATSSRYVDRRKMIDEFNQKNTWKKRGISRLPIVHEVRQHETPAKVSILRDGSIVCEVGGVEIGQGLWTKVKQVIAYSLGLLESSWSEELVEKVRIIEINTLRLVQTGYTAESTKSESSCEAARLCCNILVERLTPLKKKLQEQNGSVDWTTLIRQAEAQPINLQANEYFVPGSSSGQYLNYGAAVSEVEIDVLTGQHRILQSDIIYDCGQSLNPAIDLGQVEGAFVKGIGYFMLEEYLTNEDGLMVSNSTWTYHIPTIDTIPESLNVRVLNSGDHKNRILSSKASGEPPLLLAATVHCATRAAIREARKQLKSWGKLDESDSEFYLDVPAILPVVKTTCGLDYVEKYLETLISKRST, encoded by the exons GTGGTTGTGGAGCTTGTGTTGTTCTAGTCTCAAAGTATGATCCCAAGCTAAGCAGAGTTGAAGATTTTAGTGCGAGTTCATGCCTTACACTTCTTTGTAGTTTAAATGGTTGTGCAATTACTACAAGTGATGGCCTTGGTAACACCAAAGATGGGTTTCACCCAATTCACCAAAGATTTGCTGGTTTCCATGCTTCTCAATGTGGCTTTTGCACTCCTGGAATGTGCATGTCATTATTCTCAGCTCTTGTCAATGCTGATAAAGGGAACCATCAAGATTCTCCACAAGGATTCTCTAACCTAACTTCATTTGAAGCTGAAAAGTCCATACAAGGGAACCTTTGTCGCTGCACTGGATACCGGCCCATTGCTGACGTATGTAAGAGTTTTGCTTCTGATGTTGATATAGAGGATTTAGGACTCAATACCTTTTGGCAAAATGGAGATTCCAGGGAAACAAAAGTAAGTAAATTGCCTCCCTATGATCCAAGTAAGAATCTTATTACATATCCAGAATTCTTGAAAAGTGAATCGATCACACATTTGGACTCCACAAGGTATTCTTGGTTTAGTCCAGTTTCTTTAGAGGATCTACAGAGCTTGTTGAAATTCAGCGTGGCTGAAAATGTTGGGAGTGTTAAAATAGTTGTTGGCAATACTGGCACTGGTTATTACAAGGAAACACAGCGATATGACCAATATATCAATCTGAGGTATATTCGTGAACTTTCTATCCTCAATAGGGATCGCAAAGGAATTGAAATTGGAGCAATTGTGACCATCTCTAAACTTATTTCATTCCTGAATGAGGGAACCAAAGTCAATTTGGGTTCATATGGAAAGATGGTGTCCCAAAAGTTGGCTCAACACTTGGAAAAGGTTGCTAACCCGTTTGTTAGAAACACTGCTAGTGTGGGGGGAAATTTGGTTATGGCACAGAAATATGGATTTCCTTCTGATATCTCTACATTATTTCTAGGAATGGATGCCACAGTTAGTATATTGAATGTTCGTGGACAAGAAAAACTTAAATGGGAGGAGCTCTTAGCGAGGCCAGCACTAGACTCAAGGACTGTGCTTTTAAGTGTATGGATCCCATTTAAAAAGAAtggaaattttcttcaaaatttttcaaAGCATTTGTTTGAAACCTATAGAGCTGCACCGCGGCCTCTTGGAAGTGCATTGGCATATGTAAATGCTGCTTTCTTAGCTGATGTTTCTCCACGCAGGAACGGGGTTGTGATACATTCTCTCAGGTTGGCTTTTGGTGCTTTTGGCACAAGACATGCAATAAGGGCCAAAACAGTGGAGAAATATCTAACTGGGAAAATATTGAACATAAAAAATCTATATGAAGCAATTAAATTAGTCAAGCTAGATGTTGTCCCTGAACCTGGGACTTCATACCCTGAATACAGGTCAAGCTTGGCTGTCAGTTTTCTATTCAAGTTTCTGTATCCCTTGACGGATGTTGATTCTGCAGTTTCCAGCGGTTTGTTCGAGGGAACTGGTGGAGCTTTTGTAGAGGAGGGTTCCAAAAGTATTAATGATGATGGTGATACTAGTCAAGGAAAAACACAGACAATACTATCATCTTCTGAGCAGGTTGTGGAATCAAGTACCAAGTACTATCCAGTGGGTGAACCGATGAAAAAGTATGGAGCTGCCATGCAAGCTTCTG GTGAAGCTGTTTATGTAGATGACATTCCATCACCACCAAACTGCCTACATGGAGCATTTATCTATAGTACAAAATCACTAGCAAGGGTAAAGAGCATTAGTCTCCAGCTTGAGTCTAATTCATTAGCAGATGGAGTTATTGCCATTATTACATTTAAAGATATCCCAAGCGACGGGGAAAATATAGGAGTTCTTAGCCAGTTTGGTACTGAACATCTATTTGCAGAGGATCGTGTCCAATATGCTGGCGACCGAATTGCTGTTGTG ATTGCTAACAGCCAGAGGTCTGCTGATGTGGCTGCAAGAAAAGCCATTGTTGAATATGACCAAGAAAATGTAGGTTCCCCGATTTTAACTGTTGAGGAGGCTGTTGAGAATTCAAGTTATCTTCAAGGACCCGTGTTTCTGAACACAAAGCCGGTTGGTGATTTCTCGAAAGGAATGGCTGGAGCTGACCACAAGATTCTCTCTGCTGAG TTGAGACTTCCATCAGAGTACTATTTTTATATGGAGCCACAGACTAGCTTAGCAGTTCCGGATGAGGACAATACCATGGTTGTTTATGCTTCAACTCAGTTCCCTGAGTATACGCATAGTGTGATTGCTCGTTGTCTTGGTGTTCCTGAGCATAACATCAGCGTGAAAACAAGAAGGGCAGGAGGTGGCTTCGGCGGCAAGGCAATAAGATCAATGCCA GTTTCCGCAGCCTGTGCACTTGCAGCATACAAGTTACGACGCCCTGTCAAGATATACGTCAACAGAAATACCGACATGGTAATAACAGGAGGAAGACACCCCCTGAAAGTGACATACAGTATTGGATTCAAGTCAAATGGGAAGGTCACAGCCTTACATGCTGATATCTTGGTAAATGGAGGGATTTCAGAAGATATAACCCCTATCATAGCATCACATATAATTGCAGCACTTAAGAAATACAATTGGGGTGCCTTTTCATTTGACATAAAGAATTGCAAGACGAACCTTACCAGCAAATCATCTATGCGGGCACTTGGTGATGTCCAAGGATCATATATTGCAGACGCTATAATGGAACATGTAGCAAGTGTACTGGAAATGGAGGTGGGCTCTGTCAGTAGCAAAAATATTCATACTTATGAAAGCCTTAAATTATTCTATGAGGATAGTGCAGGCGAATCAGGAGAATATACCTTGCCTAGTATCATGGATCAAGTGGCCACGTCCTCAAGATATGTCGATAGAAGAAAGATGATAGATGAATTTAACCAGAAAAACACGTGGAAGAAAAGAGGTATTTCTCGATTGCCAATTGTGCATGAAGTTCGGCAACATGAAACCCCAGCAAAAGTAAGCATTCTGCGGGATGGATCAATAGTTTGTGAAGTTGGAGGAGTTGAAATCGGCCAAGGGCTATGGACAAAGGTTAAACAGGTGATTGCCTATTCTCTTGGTCTACTTGAGAGCAGTTGGAGCGAAGAACTTGTGGAGAAGGTACGAATCATAGAAATAAACACCTTAAGGTTAGTGCAAACAGGGTATACTGCTGAAAGCACTAAATCTGAATCAAGCTGTGAAGCGGCTAGACTTTGCTGTAATATCCTGGTTGAAAGACTGACCCCTCTAAAGAAAAAGCTGCAAGAACAAAATGGTTCTGTTGATTGGACCACACTGATTCGCcag GCAGAAGCTCAACCAATAAATCTACAAGCAAATGAATATTTTGTTCCAGGATCAAGTTCTGGGCAATATTTAAACTATGGTGCTGCTGTTAGCGAG GTTGAGATAGATGTTTTGACAGGACAACATAGAATATTGCAGTCAGATATTATATATGACTGTGGTCAGAGCTTGAATCCAGCTattgacttgggacag gTTGAAGGGGCTTTTGTAAAAGGAATTGGATATTTTATGCTTGAAGAATATCTTACAAATGAAGATGGATTGATGGTTTCAAATAGCACATGGACATACCATATCCCAACAATTGACACCATACCAGAAAGTCTCAACGTTCGTGTGCTAAACAGCGGAGATCACAAAAATCGTATCCTCTCATCTAAAG CTTCTGGTGAACCACCATTACTTCTAGCAGCTACAGTCCATTGCGCAACAAGAGCAGCCATTAGAGAAGCCAGAAAACAGCTGAAAAGTTGGGGCAAGCTTGACGAGTCCGATTCAGAATTCTATCTAGACGTTCCTGCCATATTGCCTGTTGTGAAGACAACTTGTGGGCTGGACTATGTGGAGAAATACTTGGAAACTTTGATCAGCAAACGATCCACCTAA
- the LOC138901885 gene encoding uncharacterized protein: MVEVRRVNDRLMIIKLVVGGFTLNIISAYAPQASLDEEVKKRFWENLDEMVRGILHDEKLFIGGYFNGHIEATSGGGGGHGDVHGGFDFGDRNRGGTSLLDISRALDLVIANSSFPKKREHLVTFWSSVAETRIDYLLSMKFDRCLCTDCKVIPSENLSTLHRLLVMDLEIMRKRRKRAMYSQYMIKWGALTEAKAQELGVKLVTIEAFRSSGNTSAMWITTAQYIREAASEVLGVSKCYSGGHKGDWWWNKEVQGKVKTKKAVYLKLVKSVEEEEKRENMEHYKLAKKEAKLAVTAAKTTTFSHLYEEREGRGGDKRLFRLAKARERKARDLDQVKCIKNEEDRVLLDEGLILRRWQTYFHSLLNEEGDRSIVLGDLELSGSYCDFRYYRRIRVDKVEGAMRKMSRGKVTGSEIAVEFWKSAGKAGLEWLTRLFNIIFRTKKMPEEWRWSTIVPVYKNKVDSQNYNNYRGIKLLIHTMKVWDVST; encoded by the coding sequence ATGGTGGAGGTTAGGAGGGTGAATGACAGGCTGATGATTATTAAGCTAGTTGTTGGAGGTTTTACTCTGAACATAATCAGTGCGTACGCACCCCAAGCAAGCTTGGATGAGGAAGTCAAGAAGCGTTTCTGGGAGAATTTGGATGAGATGGTGCGTGGTATCCTGCATGACGAGAAGCTTTTCATAGGAGGGTATTTCAACGGACACATTGAAGCGAcgtctgggggggggggggggcatggTGATGTACATGGTGGCTTTGATTTTGGAGATAGAAACAGAGGAGGAACGTCTCTTCTGGACATTTCTAGAGCATTGgatttggtgatagcaaactcgagtttTCCGAAAAAGAGGGAGCACTTGGTCACCTTTTGGAGTTCGGTGGCCGAGACTCGAATTGATTATTTACTCAGCATGAAGTTTGATAGATGTCTTTGCAcggattgcaaggtcatcccgagtgagaacctctcgacccttcacaggctcctggtcatggaccttgagatcatgaggaagaggaggaagagggcGATGTATAGCCAATATATgatcaagtggggagccttgacggaAGCTAAAGCGCAGGAGTTGGGGGTCAAGCTGGTGACTATAGAGGCTTTTAGGAGTAGTGGGAACACAAGCGCTATGTGGATCACGACTGCCCAGTACATTAGGGAAGCTGCGAGCGAGGTTTTAGGAGTCTCAAAGTGTTACTCTGGTGGTCAcaagggagactggtggtggaataaaGAGGTGCAAGGAAAAGTGAAAACCAAGAAAGCAGTATATTTGAAGCTAGTGAAAAGTGTAGAAGaggaggagaagagggagaaTATGGAGCATTATAAGTTGGCCAAGAAGGAGGCAAAGCTAGCAGTTACGGCGGCCAAGACTACAACTTTTAGTCATTTATATGAGGAACGCGAGGGCCGAGGTGGGGATAAaaggttgttcaggttagccaaggcaCGAGAAAGAAAGGcgcgtgacttggaccaagtgaagtgcatcaagaaTGAAGAAGATAGAGTTTTGTTAGATGAGGGGCTTATCCTtcggagatggcagacctacttccatagtctcttgaacgaggagggggacaGGAGCATTGTtctgggtgatttggaactctctgGGAGTTATTGTGACTTTAGGTATTATAGGCGAATTAGAGTTGATAaagttgagggggctatgcgtaagatgagtagagGCAAAGTGACCGGGTCTGAAATCgcggtggagttttggaagagtgcgggcaaggcaggcttggagtggcttactagattatttaatattatttttagaacgaaaaagatgcccgaagagtggaggtggagcacgatagttcctgtatacaagaacaaggttGATAGCCAAAATtacaataactatcggggtatcaagctgcttatccatactatgaaagtgtgggatgtaagcacgtaa
- the LOC104115110 gene encoding aldehyde oxidase 4-like isoform X2, with amino-acid sequence MCMSLFSALVNADKGNHQDSPQGFSNLTSFEAEKSIQGNLCRCTGYRPIADVCKSFASDVDIEDLGLNTFWQNGDSRETKVSKLPPYDPSKNLITYPEFLKSESITHLDSTRYSWFSPVSLEDLQSLLKFSVAENVGSVKIVVGNTGTGYYKETQRYDQYINLRYIRELSILNRDRKGIEIGAIVTISKLISFLNEGTKVNLGSYGKMVSQKLAQHLEKVANPFVRNTASVGGNLVMAQKYGFPSDISTLFLGMDATVSILNVRGQEKLKWEELLARPALDSRTVLLSVWIPFKKNGNFLQNFSKHLFETYRAAPRPLGSALAYVNAAFLADVSPRRNGVVIHSLRLAFGAFGTRHAIRAKTVEKYLTGKILNIKNLYEAIKLVKLDVVPEPGTSYPEYRSSLAVSFLFKFLYPLTDVDSAVSSGLFEGTGGAFVEEGSKSINDDGDTSQGKTQTILSSSEQVVESSTKYYPVGEPMKKYGAAMQASGEAVYVDDIPSPPNCLHGAFIYSTKSLARVKSISLQLESNSLADGVIAIITFKDIPSDGENIGVLSQFGTEHLFAEDRVQYAGDRIAVVIANSQRSADVAARKAIVEYDQENVGSPILTVEEAVENSSYLQGPVFLNTKPVGDFSKGMAGADHKILSAELRLPSEYYFYMEPQTSLAVPDEDNTMVVYASTQFPEYTHSVIARCLGVPEHNISVKTRRAGGGFGGKAIRSMPVSAACALAAYKLRRPVKIYVNRNTDMVITGGRHPLKVTYSIGFKSNGKVTALHADILVNGGISEDITPIIASHIIAALKKYNWGAFSFDIKNCKTNLTSKSSMRALGDVQGSYIADAIMEHVASVLEMEVGSVSSKNIHTYESLKLFYEDSAGESGEYTLPSIMDQVATSSRYVDRRKMIDEFNQKNTWKKRGISRLPIVHEVRQHETPAKVSILRDGSIVCEVGGVEIGQGLWTKVKQVIAYSLGLLESSWSEELVEKVRIIEINTLRLVQTGYTAESTKSESSCEAARLCCNILVERLTPLKKKLQEQNGSVDWTTLIRQAEAQPINLQANEYFVPGSSSGQYLNYGAAVSEVEIDVLTGQHRILQSDIIYDCGQSLNPAIDLGQVEGAFVKGIGYFMLEEYLTNEDGLMVSNSTWTYHIPTIDTIPESLNVRVLNSGDHKNRILSSKASGEPPLLLAATVHCATRAAIREARKQLKSWGKLDESDSEFYLDVPAILPVVKTTCGLDYVEKYLETLISKRST; translated from the exons ATGTGCATGTCATTATTCTCAGCTCTTGTCAATGCTGATAAAGGGAACCATCAAGATTCTCCACAAGGATTCTCTAACCTAACTTCATTTGAAGCTGAAAAGTCCATACAAGGGAACCTTTGTCGCTGCACTGGATACCGGCCCATTGCTGACGTATGTAAGAGTTTTGCTTCTGATGTTGATATAGAGGATTTAGGACTCAATACCTTTTGGCAAAATGGAGATTCCAGGGAAACAAAAGTAAGTAAATTGCCTCCCTATGATCCAAGTAAGAATCTTATTACATATCCAGAATTCTTGAAAAGTGAATCGATCACACATTTGGACTCCACAAGGTATTCTTGGTTTAGTCCAGTTTCTTTAGAGGATCTACAGAGCTTGTTGAAATTCAGCGTGGCTGAAAATGTTGGGAGTGTTAAAATAGTTGTTGGCAATACTGGCACTGGTTATTACAAGGAAACACAGCGATATGACCAATATATCAATCTGAGGTATATTCGTGAACTTTCTATCCTCAATAGGGATCGCAAAGGAATTGAAATTGGAGCAATTGTGACCATCTCTAAACTTATTTCATTCCTGAATGAGGGAACCAAAGTCAATTTGGGTTCATATGGAAAGATGGTGTCCCAAAAGTTGGCTCAACACTTGGAAAAGGTTGCTAACCCGTTTGTTAGAAACACTGCTAGTGTGGGGGGAAATTTGGTTATGGCACAGAAATATGGATTTCCTTCTGATATCTCTACATTATTTCTAGGAATGGATGCCACAGTTAGTATATTGAATGTTCGTGGACAAGAAAAACTTAAATGGGAGGAGCTCTTAGCGAGGCCAGCACTAGACTCAAGGACTGTGCTTTTAAGTGTATGGATCCCATTTAAAAAGAAtggaaattttcttcaaaatttttcaaAGCATTTGTTTGAAACCTATAGAGCTGCACCGCGGCCTCTTGGAAGTGCATTGGCATATGTAAATGCTGCTTTCTTAGCTGATGTTTCTCCACGCAGGAACGGGGTTGTGATACATTCTCTCAGGTTGGCTTTTGGTGCTTTTGGCACAAGACATGCAATAAGGGCCAAAACAGTGGAGAAATATCTAACTGGGAAAATATTGAACATAAAAAATCTATATGAAGCAATTAAATTAGTCAAGCTAGATGTTGTCCCTGAACCTGGGACTTCATACCCTGAATACAGGTCAAGCTTGGCTGTCAGTTTTCTATTCAAGTTTCTGTATCCCTTGACGGATGTTGATTCTGCAGTTTCCAGCGGTTTGTTCGAGGGAACTGGTGGAGCTTTTGTAGAGGAGGGTTCCAAAAGTATTAATGATGATGGTGATACTAGTCAAGGAAAAACACAGACAATACTATCATCTTCTGAGCAGGTTGTGGAATCAAGTACCAAGTACTATCCAGTGGGTGAACCGATGAAAAAGTATGGAGCTGCCATGCAAGCTTCTG GTGAAGCTGTTTATGTAGATGACATTCCATCACCACCAAACTGCCTACATGGAGCATTTATCTATAGTACAAAATCACTAGCAAGGGTAAAGAGCATTAGTCTCCAGCTTGAGTCTAATTCATTAGCAGATGGAGTTATTGCCATTATTACATTTAAAGATATCCCAAGCGACGGGGAAAATATAGGAGTTCTTAGCCAGTTTGGTACTGAACATCTATTTGCAGAGGATCGTGTCCAATATGCTGGCGACCGAATTGCTGTTGTG ATTGCTAACAGCCAGAGGTCTGCTGATGTGGCTGCAAGAAAAGCCATTGTTGAATATGACCAAGAAAATGTAGGTTCCCCGATTTTAACTGTTGAGGAGGCTGTTGAGAATTCAAGTTATCTTCAAGGACCCGTGTTTCTGAACACAAAGCCGGTTGGTGATTTCTCGAAAGGAATGGCTGGAGCTGACCACAAGATTCTCTCTGCTGAG TTGAGACTTCCATCAGAGTACTATTTTTATATGGAGCCACAGACTAGCTTAGCAGTTCCGGATGAGGACAATACCATGGTTGTTTATGCTTCAACTCAGTTCCCTGAGTATACGCATAGTGTGATTGCTCGTTGTCTTGGTGTTCCTGAGCATAACATCAGCGTGAAAACAAGAAGGGCAGGAGGTGGCTTCGGCGGCAAGGCAATAAGATCAATGCCA GTTTCCGCAGCCTGTGCACTTGCAGCATACAAGTTACGACGCCCTGTCAAGATATACGTCAACAGAAATACCGACATGGTAATAACAGGAGGAAGACACCCCCTGAAAGTGACATACAGTATTGGATTCAAGTCAAATGGGAAGGTCACAGCCTTACATGCTGATATCTTGGTAAATGGAGGGATTTCAGAAGATATAACCCCTATCATAGCATCACATATAATTGCAGCACTTAAGAAATACAATTGGGGTGCCTTTTCATTTGACATAAAGAATTGCAAGACGAACCTTACCAGCAAATCATCTATGCGGGCACTTGGTGATGTCCAAGGATCATATATTGCAGACGCTATAATGGAACATGTAGCAAGTGTACTGGAAATGGAGGTGGGCTCTGTCAGTAGCAAAAATATTCATACTTATGAAAGCCTTAAATTATTCTATGAGGATAGTGCAGGCGAATCAGGAGAATATACCTTGCCTAGTATCATGGATCAAGTGGCCACGTCCTCAAGATATGTCGATAGAAGAAAGATGATAGATGAATTTAACCAGAAAAACACGTGGAAGAAAAGAGGTATTTCTCGATTGCCAATTGTGCATGAAGTTCGGCAACATGAAACCCCAGCAAAAGTAAGCATTCTGCGGGATGGATCAATAGTTTGTGAAGTTGGAGGAGTTGAAATCGGCCAAGGGCTATGGACAAAGGTTAAACAGGTGATTGCCTATTCTCTTGGTCTACTTGAGAGCAGTTGGAGCGAAGAACTTGTGGAGAAGGTACGAATCATAGAAATAAACACCTTAAGGTTAGTGCAAACAGGGTATACTGCTGAAAGCACTAAATCTGAATCAAGCTGTGAAGCGGCTAGACTTTGCTGTAATATCCTGGTTGAAAGACTGACCCCTCTAAAGAAAAAGCTGCAAGAACAAAATGGTTCTGTTGATTGGACCACACTGATTCGCcag GCAGAAGCTCAACCAATAAATCTACAAGCAAATGAATATTTTGTTCCAGGATCAAGTTCTGGGCAATATTTAAACTATGGTGCTGCTGTTAGCGAG GTTGAGATAGATGTTTTGACAGGACAACATAGAATATTGCAGTCAGATATTATATATGACTGTGGTCAGAGCTTGAATCCAGCTattgacttgggacag gTTGAAGGGGCTTTTGTAAAAGGAATTGGATATTTTATGCTTGAAGAATATCTTACAAATGAAGATGGATTGATGGTTTCAAATAGCACATGGACATACCATATCCCAACAATTGACACCATACCAGAAAGTCTCAACGTTCGTGTGCTAAACAGCGGAGATCACAAAAATCGTATCCTCTCATCTAAAG CTTCTGGTGAACCACCATTACTTCTAGCAGCTACAGTCCATTGCGCAACAAGAGCAGCCATTAGAGAAGCCAGAAAACAGCTGAAAAGTTGGGGCAAGCTTGACGAGTCCGATTCAGAATTCTATCTAGACGTTCCTGCCATATTGCCTGTTGTGAAGACAACTTGTGGGCTGGACTATGTGGAGAAATACTTGGAAACTTTGATCAGCAAACGATCCACCTAA